The following are encoded in a window of Algiphilus aromaticivorans DG1253 genomic DNA:
- the pyrF gene encoding orotidine-5'-phosphate decarboxylase, which yields MPQTDIAARDRLIVALDLPTADAARTLVDQLGDTVVFYKIGMELAMAPGFFELLAELKARRKQVFVDLKFFDIPETVARAVRNLSERGADFCTVHGNQSIMEAAAAAKTGHTRVLAVTALTSLDQGDMDDLGFQVDIADLVLSRARRALEAGCDGVVSSGLEVARLKAEAGGSLVCVTPGIRPVENREEADQKRIMTPTDAIRAGADYLVVGRPVRDAADPRATAEAIVAEIKAAAA from the coding sequence ATGCCCCAAACCGATATTGCTGCCCGCGACCGCCTCATCGTCGCCCTCGACCTCCCCACCGCTGACGCCGCCCGTACGCTGGTCGACCAGCTCGGCGATACGGTGGTTTTCTACAAGATCGGCATGGAGCTGGCGATGGCGCCCGGCTTCTTCGAGCTGCTCGCCGAGCTGAAGGCGCGGCGCAAGCAGGTCTTCGTCGACCTCAAGTTCTTCGACATCCCGGAGACCGTGGCGCGCGCGGTGCGCAACCTCTCCGAGCGCGGCGCCGATTTCTGCACCGTGCACGGCAACCAGTCGATCATGGAAGCGGCCGCGGCCGCCAAGACCGGGCACACGCGCGTGTTGGCCGTCACGGCGTTGACCAGCCTCGATCAGGGCGACATGGATGATCTCGGCTTCCAGGTGGATATCGCCGATCTGGTGCTGTCGCGCGCCCGCCGCGCGCTGGAAGCCGGCTGCGACGGCGTAGTGTCGTCCGGCCTGGAAGTCGCGCGCCTCAAGGCCGAGGCCGGCGGCAGCCTGGTCTGCGTCACGCCCGGCATTCGCCCCGTGGAGAACCGCGAAGAAGCTGACCAGAAACGCATCATGACGCCCACCGACGCCATCCGCGCCGGCGCCGACTATCTGGTGGTCGGTCGCCCGGTACGCGACGCGGCCGATCCGCGTGCGACGGCCGAGGCCATCGTCGCCGAGATCAAGGCGGCCGCTGCCTGA
- a CDS encoding type II toxin-antitoxin system VapC family toxin, translating into MNPLVVDASVLIKWFIVDDEGDRESAVQLRDAIAREHVTAVAPDLALYEVGNTLGRRIPEDAPLAMTALQRLPLSLCPPQPAEVEAGLALVRAHGVTFYDAIYHAMALHRAGRLLTADRRYLDRTAAAGSAVLLADWSLN; encoded by the coding sequence ATGAATCCACTCGTCGTTGACGCCTCGGTCCTCATCAAGTGGTTCATCGTCGACGACGAAGGGGATCGCGAAAGCGCCGTGCAGCTGCGCGACGCCATTGCCCGCGAGCACGTCACGGCGGTGGCCCCGGATCTGGCGCTCTACGAAGTCGGCAATACGCTCGGCCGGCGCATCCCCGAGGATGCGCCGCTGGCCATGACGGCGTTGCAGCGTTTGCCGCTGAGCCTCTGCCCTCCCCAGCCCGCAGAAGTCGAAGCCGGCTTGGCGCTGGTGCGCGCGCATGGCGTGACCTTCTACGATGCCATCTATCACGCCATGGCCCTGCACCGCGCGGGGCGGCTGCTTACCGCTGATCGCCGTTATCTCGACCGCACTGCCGCTGCCGGCAGCGCAGTTCTTCTCGCCGACTGGAGTCTGAATTGA
- the hemE gene encoding uroporphyrinogen decarboxylase, whose amino-acid sequence MSAPLQNDRYLRALARQPVDRTPVWIMRQAGRYLPEYREVRAKAGDFMTLCRTPELACEVTMQPLRRFDLDAAILFSDILTVPDAMGLGLSFAEGEGPRFANPVRDERAIRALAVPDPNDSLGYVMDAVRTIRDALAGSVPLIGFGGSPWTLATYMVEGGSSKDFAHIKALIYDRPELGDALLSTLAEASAQYLSAQVEAGAQAVMVFDTWGGALPPAAYRRFSLEPMRHIVERIRRDHPGVPVTLFTKNGGQHLEIMAETGCDGLGLDWTTDLGDARARVGNRVALQGNLDPSMLFASPARIREAVGEVLESYGAGPGHIFNLGHGITPGVDPERAAAMVEAVHELSPAYHRS is encoded by the coding sequence TTGAGCGCGCCCCTGCAGAATGACCGCTACCTCCGCGCCCTGGCGCGCCAGCCCGTCGACCGCACGCCGGTCTGGATCATGCGACAGGCCGGGCGCTATCTGCCTGAGTACCGCGAGGTGCGGGCGAAGGCCGGCGATTTCATGACGCTGTGCCGCACGCCGGAGCTGGCCTGCGAGGTCACCATGCAGCCGCTGCGTCGCTTCGATCTGGACGCGGCCATTCTGTTCTCGGACATCCTCACCGTGCCGGATGCCATGGGCCTGGGCCTGTCCTTCGCCGAGGGTGAGGGTCCGCGCTTCGCCAATCCGGTGCGCGACGAGCGCGCCATCCGTGCGCTGGCGGTGCCGGACCCGAACGACAGCCTCGGCTACGTCATGGATGCCGTGCGCACCATCCGCGACGCCCTGGCCGGCAGCGTGCCGCTGATCGGCTTCGGCGGCAGTCCCTGGACGCTGGCCACCTACATGGTGGAAGGCGGCTCCAGCAAGGATTTCGCGCACATCAAGGCGCTGATCTACGACCGCCCGGAGCTGGGCGACGCGCTGCTGTCGACGCTGGCCGAGGCCAGCGCGCAGTATCTGTCGGCGCAGGTCGAGGCCGGCGCCCAGGCCGTCATGGTCTTCGACACCTGGGGTGGTGCGCTGCCGCCAGCGGCCTATCGCCGCTTCTCGCTGGAACCGATGCGCCACATCGTCGAGCGCATCCGGCGCGATCATCCGGGTGTGCCGGTGACGCTCTTCACCAAGAACGGCGGCCAGCATTTGGAGATCATGGCCGAGACCGGCTGCGACGGCCTCGGGCTGGACTGGACCACCGATCTCGGCGATGCCCGCGCCCGCGTAGGGAACCGCGTCGCGCTGCAGGGCAATCTGGACCCGAGCATGCTCTTCGCCAGCCCGGCGCGCATCCGCGAGGCCGTTGGCGAAGTCCTCGAATCCTACGGCGCGGGCCCCGGCCACATCTTCAACCTTGGCCATGGCATCACGCCGGGCGTGGACCCCGAGCGCGCCGCGGCCATGGTCGAAGCCGTTCACGAGCTATCGCCCGCCTACCACCGGAGCTGA
- a CDS encoding DUF2905 domain-containing protein: MARWLILAGLALVVVGLVLHHAPWLLSWFGRLPGDIRIEGDKGNVFIPITSMVIVSLVLSVILNLFNR; this comes from the coding sequence ATGGCGCGCTGGCTGATCCTGGCCGGCCTTGCCCTCGTTGTTGTCGGCCTCGTGCTGCATCATGCGCCCTGGCTGCTGAGCTGGTTCGGGCGCCTACCCGGCGATATCCGCATCGAAGGCGACAAGGGCAATGTTTTTATCCCGATCACCTCGATGGTCATCGTCAGCCTCGTGCTGAGCGTGATACTGAATCTCTTCAACCGCTAG
- a CDS encoding DUF2189 domain-containing protein has product MSRSESSDKPLPICADCRVLDWRAPFGWLRRGWADLQRAPRTSLSYGLIMVALSYAITAAAWYFGNLGLYLGVLSGFVFIGPVLVMTLYAVSARLAAGAEVSIRRSLQDAGRTLSDAAIFALILLVVFLVWARAATMIHVFFPMGGEADWRAWATFLGIGSAVGAMFCAFIFMASAFSLPMMLDRRADTVTAVITSVNATLRNKPTMAVWALCIGAFVTVGVLTGYIAFAVLLPWIGHATWHAYQETIDASAWPRRHLTSG; this is encoded by the coding sequence ATGAGCCGCTCCGAAAGCTCCGACAAGCCTTTGCCGATCTGCGCCGACTGCCGCGTCCTGGACTGGCGCGCGCCCTTCGGCTGGCTCCGGCGCGGTTGGGCCGACCTGCAGCGCGCGCCGAGAACGAGCCTGAGCTATGGGCTGATAATGGTGGCGCTGAGCTACGCGATCACCGCCGCGGCCTGGTATTTCGGCAATCTCGGCCTCTATCTCGGCGTACTCAGCGGCTTCGTCTTTATCGGGCCGGTACTGGTCATGACGCTCTACGCCGTCAGCGCGCGGCTGGCCGCCGGCGCCGAGGTATCGATCCGCCGCAGCTTGCAGGACGCCGGCCGCACGCTGAGCGACGCGGCGATCTTCGCGCTGATCCTGCTCGTGGTGTTCCTGGTCTGGGCGCGCGCCGCGACGATGATCCACGTCTTCTTTCCCATGGGCGGCGAGGCGGACTGGCGCGCATGGGCGACCTTCCTCGGCATCGGCAGCGCCGTCGGGGCGATGTTCTGCGCCTTCATCTTCATGGCCAGCGCTTTCTCGCTTCCCATGATGCTGGACCGCAGAGCCGACACCGTCACGGCGGTGATCACCAGCGTCAACGCCACACTGCGCAACAAGCCCACCATGGCCGTGTGGGCGCTGTGCATCGGCGCCTTCGTCACCGTCGGCGTGCTTACCGGCTACATCGCCTTTGCCGTTCTGCTGCCCTGGATCGGCCACGCGACATGGCATGCCTATCAGGAGACGATCGATGCCAGTGCCTGGCCGCGGCGGCACCTGACTAGCGGTTGA
- a CDS encoding alpha/beta hydrolase — MKAFLLAVGGFLALTASMLGACLVWGGPAAPEGRSAIVGTFQRAAIDPPALQSFKARDGTELAYRNTPAESPERGSVVLVHGSAGDSRAMQPLAKSLAAAGLNAYALDIRGHGDSGPRGRIAYVGQLEDDLADFLAAVQPPAPRLLAGFSSGGGFALRVAAGPDADAFDGYLLLAPFVSHEAPTYRPDAGGWVRVGVPRLIALHLLDGFGIRAFHHLPVMRFAVDANSGLTPSYGFRLAINFRPRTDWRAEVAAVARPTRVLVGGDDAVFHPQAFAEVFARQDAMDIPVRVLPGIGHAGVVLDPAARRGVVEAADALLSAKPVQEAD; from the coding sequence ATGAAGGCATTTCTCCTCGCCGTCGGTGGGTTTCTGGCCCTTACGGCAAGCATGCTCGGTGCCTGTCTGGTCTGGGGCGGCCCGGCAGCGCCCGAGGGGCGCTCGGCTATCGTCGGTACCTTCCAGCGCGCGGCGATCGATCCGCCGGCCTTGCAGAGCTTCAAGGCACGCGACGGCACCGAGCTGGCCTACCGGAACACTCCCGCGGAGTCGCCGGAGCGGGGAAGCGTCGTACTGGTGCACGGCTCTGCGGGCGACAGCCGCGCCATGCAGCCGCTGGCGAAAAGCCTGGCCGCGGCGGGCCTCAACGCCTACGCGCTGGACATCCGCGGTCACGGTGACTCGGGCCCACGCGGGCGCATCGCCTATGTCGGCCAGCTCGAGGACGACCTCGCCGACTTCCTCGCTGCCGTGCAGCCGCCGGCGCCACGTCTGCTCGCCGGCTTCTCCTCCGGTGGCGGTTTCGCGCTGCGCGTGGCGGCCGGGCCCGACGCCGATGCCTTCGACGGCTATCTGCTGCTCGCGCCCTTCGTCAGTCACGAAGCGCCAACCTACCGCCCCGACGCTGGTGGCTGGGTGCGCGTCGGCGTGCCGCGCCTGATCGCCCTGCATCTGCTCGATGGCTTCGGCATCCGTGCCTTTCACCATCTGCCCGTCATGCGCTTCGCCGTTGACGCGAACAGCGGGCTGACGCCGAGCTACGGATTTCGCCTGGCCATCAACTTCCGGCCGCGCACGGATTGGCGCGCGGAGGTTGCCGCCGTTGCGCGCCCCACGCGTGTGCTGGTCGGCGGCGACGACGCTGTCTTCCACCCGCAAGCCTTCGCCGAAGTCTTCGCGCGGCAGGATGCGATGGACATCCCGGTGCGCGTGCTTCCGGGTATCGGCCACGCCGGCGTCGTTCTGGATCCTGCTGCGCGACGCGGGGTGGTCGAAGCCGCCGATGCCCTGTTGTCGGCGAAGCCGGTACAAGAGGCAGACTGA
- a CDS encoding acyltransferase yields the protein MLSLLLPRVIIGVLTITALSLSLLLHFLVFLPFSLLKLLTPWQTGRDFWTRLMVTIAWQFIRSNALLLRLLTPVRWDIRIEGALDPQKHYLLISNHQSWADIVVLFEALRGQVPWLRFFLKKQLIYVPVIGFVCWALDYPFMARHSRDAIAKNPELAKEDLETTRRACERFRNMPVTIVNFAEGTRFTPEKHATKQSPYDNLLPPKSGGLAFAISAMGRQVAGLIDVTIVYRPTGYSLVWSFASGEQADLIVEARLHEIPEDMLAGDYQNDPEFRARFQQWVADFWRAKEARLRELRNEQPAAQATALHSGDSRG from the coding sequence ATGCTGTCACTGCTGCTGCCGCGGGTGATCATCGGGGTGCTGACCATCACCGCCCTCAGCCTCTCACTGCTGCTGCATTTCCTGGTCTTTCTACCCTTCTCTCTGCTCAAGCTGCTCACGCCCTGGCAGACCGGGCGTGACTTCTGGACGCGCCTGATGGTGACCATCGCCTGGCAGTTCATCCGCAGCAATGCCCTGCTGCTGCGTCTGCTGACCCCGGTGCGCTGGGACATCCGCATTGAGGGAGCGCTGGATCCGCAGAAGCACTACCTGCTGATCAGCAATCATCAGAGTTGGGCGGACATCGTCGTCCTCTTTGAGGCGCTGCGCGGTCAGGTGCCCTGGCTGCGCTTCTTTCTCAAGAAGCAGCTGATCTACGTGCCGGTCATCGGCTTCGTCTGCTGGGCGCTGGACTACCCCTTCATGGCACGCCATTCGCGCGATGCCATCGCGAAGAACCCCGAGTTGGCCAAGGAGGATCTGGAAACCACCCGCCGCGCCTGCGAGCGCTTTCGCAACATGCCGGTGACCATCGTCAACTTTGCCGAAGGCACGCGCTTCACGCCCGAAAAGCACGCTACCAAGCAGTCGCCCTACGACAATCTGCTGCCGCCCAAATCCGGCGGGCTGGCCTTTGCCATCAGCGCCATGGGTCGCCAGGTCGCCGGGCTGATCGACGTCACCATCGTCTACCGACCGACGGGCTACAGCCTCGTATGGAGCTTTGCCAGTGGCGAGCAGGCTGATCTCATCGTCGAGGCAAGGCTGCACGAGATCCCCGAGGACATGCTGGCCGGCGACTACCAGAACGACCCCGAGTTCCGCGCCCGCTTCCAGCAGTGGGTGGCCGATTTCTGGCGCGCCAAGGAAGCGCGGCTGCGCGAGCTGCGCAACGAGCAGCCCGCGGCGCAAGCGACGGCGCTGCATTCGGGCGATTCGCGCGGCTGA
- a CDS encoding hydroxymethylglutaryl-CoA reductase: MSRIPRDKDDDYSNDMAQQRRDFVREQTGVELKHTGSHSFDAADTRGNIEHFTGVCQIPLGLAGPLKVNGEHAQGDFYVPMTTTEGTLVGSYNRGMRLTREAGGITVSVVDDVMQRAPVFIFANAREARDFGDWVEANMDAIRATAEATTSIGKLEFVQQFAAARFRYLRFNYTTGDAAGQNMCGRATREACRWIADNYPGPMERWVLSGNMDTDKKHSQLNTLYSRGKRVVAECVIPDAVLQQVMHVSTKQFSVQRGISNIGAMLAGSSNNGSHAANGIASVFIATGQDEANVAESQSAIVHSELTEAGDLYYSITLPSLIVATHGGGTGLPTQRECLEMMDCFGKGKARKLAEIIGATVLCGELSLGAAVLADEWVSSHEQYGRNR; this comes from the coding sequence ATGAGCCGTATTCCCCGCGACAAGGACGACGATTACAGCAACGACATGGCGCAGCAGCGTCGCGACTTCGTGCGCGAGCAGACCGGCGTCGAGCTCAAGCACACCGGCAGCCACAGCTTCGATGCCGCGGACACCCGCGGCAACATCGAGCACTTCACCGGCGTCTGCCAGATTCCGCTGGGCCTCGCCGGGCCGCTGAAGGTCAACGGCGAACACGCCCAGGGTGACTTCTACGTGCCCATGACCACCACCGAAGGCACGCTGGTGGGCAGCTACAACCGCGGCATGCGCCTGACGCGCGAGGCCGGCGGCATCACCGTTTCTGTTGTCGACGACGTCATGCAGCGCGCGCCCGTCTTCATCTTCGCCAACGCCCGCGAGGCGCGCGACTTCGGCGACTGGGTGGAGGCCAACATGGACGCCATCCGCGCCACCGCCGAAGCCACCACGAGCATCGGCAAGCTGGAATTCGTACAGCAGTTCGCCGCTGCACGTTTCCGCTACCTGCGATTCAACTACACCACCGGCGACGCCGCCGGCCAGAACATGTGTGGCCGCGCCACGCGCGAAGCCTGCCGATGGATTGCCGACAACTATCCCGGTCCGATGGAGCGCTGGGTGCTCTCCGGCAACATGGATACCGACAAGAAGCACAGCCAGCTCAACACCCTCTACAGCCGCGGCAAGCGCGTGGTCGCCGAATGCGTGATCCCGGACGCAGTGCTGCAGCAGGTCATGCACGTCAGCACGAAGCAGTTCTCCGTCCAACGCGGCATCTCCAATATCGGCGCCATGCTGGCCGGCTCCAGCAACAATGGCAGCCACGCCGCCAACGGCATTGCCTCGGTCTTCATCGCCACCGGCCAGGATGAGGCCAACGTCGCCGAATCGCAGAGCGCCATCGTGCACAGCGAACTGACCGAGGCCGGCGACCTCTACTACAGCATCACCCTGCCCAGCCTCATCGTCGCCACGCACGGCGGCGGCACCGGTCTGCCCACCCAGCGCGAATGCCTGGAGATGATGGACTGCTTCGGCAAGGGCAAGGCCCGCAAGCTGGCCGAGATTATCGGCGCCACCGTGCTCTGCGGCGAGCTGTCGCTGGGCGCGGCCGTGCTGGCCGACGAATGGGTGAGCAGCCACGAGCAGTACGGGCGCAACCGATGA
- a CDS encoding helix-turn-helix transcriptional regulator translates to MPKTGTRTYSRYTRQAVRLLGLQLHTRRLERGMTAAALAERAGVSRDLLYRVERGDPRVALGLAFELAAIVGVPLFDPDPGVLDAHIRRTEDRLSLLPSAVRKPQAAPADDDF, encoded by the coding sequence ATGCCGAAGACCGGCACCCGCACCTATTCCCGATACACCCGGCAGGCTGTTCGCCTGCTGGGCCTGCAGCTTCACACGCGTCGACTAGAGCGCGGCATGACGGCCGCCGCGCTGGCCGAGCGGGCCGGGGTTTCGCGGGATCTGCTCTATCGCGTCGAACGCGGCGACCCACGGGTTGCCCTCGGGCTTGCCTTCGAGCTGGCCGCCATCGTCGGCGTGCCGCTATTCGACCCCGACCCCGGCGTGCTCGACGCACACATCCGCCGCACGGAGGACAGGCTGAGCCTGCTGCCATCCGCCGTGCGCAAGCCGCAGGCCGCGCCCGCTGATGACGACTTCTAG
- a CDS encoding type II toxin-antitoxin system HipA family toxin → MTTSSANAPSEAYVWVWLPGTTEPVVAGRVAATAGGFQFNYGRSYLARENAIPLYLPELPLHPGRLPLPPGLTMPGCLRDAAPDAWGRRVIINRFLGAKGRDSDTAALDELSYLLASGSDRIGALDFQASASEYVPRTAERAPLEALLDAARCVEEGLPIPPELERALLHGTSLGGARPKAMIDDGERKHIAKFASSTDLYPVVKAEYIAMRLASLLGMTAAPVKLVQAAGKDVLLVERFDRRKTPEGWQRKAVVSALTLLELDELMARYASYEQLAEIIRHRFTQPKATLRELFERLVFNVLCGNTDDHARNHAAFWDGAQLSLTPAYDICPQGRVGNEASQAMLVHGENRLSRLTVCQQAAPQFLLSEAEARALIERQIAGVHQHWEQVCDEAALSPVDRKLLWGRQFLNPDATTGYERL, encoded by the coding sequence ATGACGACTTCTAGCGCGAACGCGCCGAGCGAGGCCTATGTCTGGGTCTGGCTGCCGGGTACCACAGAGCCCGTCGTTGCCGGACGCGTGGCTGCGACCGCCGGCGGCTTCCAGTTCAACTACGGGCGCAGCTATCTGGCGCGCGAAAACGCGATCCCGCTCTATCTCCCGGAGCTCCCGCTCCACCCCGGGCGGCTTCCACTGCCGCCCGGCCTGACCATGCCCGGCTGCCTGCGTGATGCCGCGCCGGACGCCTGGGGGCGCCGCGTCATCATCAATCGGTTCCTGGGCGCCAAGGGACGCGATAGCGACACGGCGGCGCTCGACGAGCTGAGCTATCTGCTGGCATCCGGTTCGGACCGGATCGGTGCCCTGGATTTCCAGGCCTCCGCCAGCGAGTACGTGCCTCGCACCGCCGAGCGGGCGCCTCTGGAAGCACTGCTCGACGCAGCCCGATGCGTGGAGGAAGGCCTGCCCATACCGCCCGAGCTGGAGCGTGCGCTGTTGCACGGTACTTCCCTCGGCGGCGCCCGCCCGAAGGCCATGATCGACGACGGCGAGCGCAAGCACATCGCCAAGTTCGCCAGCAGCACGGATCTCTATCCCGTGGTCAAGGCCGAATACATCGCCATGCGTCTCGCCAGCCTGCTGGGCATGACTGCGGCGCCGGTCAAGCTGGTGCAGGCCGCCGGCAAGGATGTCCTGCTGGTTGAGCGCTTCGACCGCCGGAAGACCCCGGAGGGCTGGCAGCGCAAAGCCGTGGTGTCGGCGCTGACTCTCCTGGAGCTGGACGAGCTGATGGCGCGCTATGCGAGTTACGAGCAGCTGGCGGAAATCATCCGCCACCGCTTCACCCAGCCCAAGGCCACCCTGCGTGAACTCTTCGAAAGGTTGGTCTTCAACGTGCTCTGCGGCAATACCGACGATCACGCCCGCAATCACGCCGCCTTCTGGGATGGCGCGCAGCTCAGCCTGACGCCGGCCTATGACATCTGCCCGCAGGGGCGCGTCGGCAACGAGGCGAGTCAGGCCATGCTGGTTCACGGCGAGAACCGCCTGAGTCGGCTCACCGTATGCCAGCAGGCTGCACCGCAGTTCCTGCTGTCAGAAGCCGAGGCGCGGGCACTCATCGAGCGGCAGATCGCCGGAGTCCACCAACATTGGGAGCAGGTCTGTGACGAAGCGGCCCTTTCGCCCGTGGATCGCAAGCTGCTCTGGGGCAGGCAGTTTCTGAATCCCGACGCCACTACCGGCTACGAGCGGCTATGA
- the yghU gene encoding glutathione-dependent disulfide-bond oxidoreductase translates to MSDQAGYTPPRVWTQEEASGGRFASINRPVAGPTQDKELPVGEHPFQLYSLATPNGVKVTVMLEELLALGHNGAEYDAWPINIMEGEQFGSGFVDVNPNSKIPALLDRSGKQPIRVFESGAILVHLAEKFGAFLPTDTAARAETLSWLFWQMGSAPFLGGGFGHFYAYAPEKLKYPIDRFAMEVKRQLDVLNRRLADNRFLAGDEYTLADIANWPWYGVLAQGKLYEAGEFLQVQSYEHVQRWASEIDARPAVQRGRMVNRFWGEPHEQLPERHDASDFELRTMDKIQGKDSGGSKI, encoded by the coding sequence ATGAGCGACCAAGCCGGCTACACACCCCCGCGCGTCTGGACCCAGGAAGAGGCCAGCGGAGGCCGCTTCGCCAGCATCAACCGCCCCGTCGCCGGCCCTACGCAGGACAAGGAACTGCCGGTCGGCGAGCACCCTTTCCAGCTCTATTCGCTGGCCACACCCAACGGCGTGAAAGTCACGGTGATGCTGGAGGAACTGCTCGCGCTCGGTCACAACGGCGCCGAGTACGACGCCTGGCCGATCAACATCATGGAAGGCGAGCAATTCGGCAGCGGCTTCGTCGACGTCAATCCGAACTCCAAGATCCCGGCGCTGCTGGACCGAAGCGGAAAGCAGCCCATCCGCGTCTTCGAATCCGGCGCCATCCTCGTGCACCTGGCAGAGAAGTTCGGCGCCTTCCTGCCCACCGACACGGCGGCGCGCGCCGAAACCCTGAGCTGGCTCTTCTGGCAGATGGGCAGCGCGCCCTTCCTGGGCGGCGGCTTCGGCCACTTCTACGCCTACGCCCCGGAGAAACTGAAATACCCCATCGACCGCTTCGCCATGGAGGTCAAGCGCCAGCTCGACGTGCTGAACCGGCGGCTGGCCGACAACCGCTTCCTGGCCGGCGACGAATACACCCTAGCCGACATCGCCAACTGGCCGTGGTACGGCGTGCTGGCGCAGGGCAAGCTCTACGAAGCCGGCGAGTTCCTGCAAGTGCAGAGCTACGAGCATGTCCAGCGCTGGGCCAGCGAGATAGACGCCCGCCCGGCCGTGCAGCGCGGCCGCATGGTCAACCGCTTCTGGGGCGAGCCCCACGAGCAGCTCCCCGAGCGCCACGACGCCAGCGATTTCGAATTGCGAACCATGGACAAGATCCAGGGCAAGGATTCGGGTGGCAGCAAGATTTGA
- a CDS encoding DUF6868 family protein has protein sequence MAAESLVSFLVWCTLLNYAVLLIWFGALVTAHDWVFALHTRWFNLSREVFDGIHYGGMAVYKIGVLLFNLVPLAALSLV, from the coding sequence ATGGCAGCTGAGTCTTTGGTTTCTTTTCTGGTCTGGTGCACGCTCCTCAATTACGCCGTCTTGCTGATCTGGTTCGGCGCTCTTGTCACGGCGCATGATTGGGTGTTCGCGCTTCACACGCGGTGGTTCAATCTCTCGCGTGAGGTCTTCGACGGCATCCACTACGGTGGCATGGCGGTCTACAAGATCGGGGTGCTGTTGTTCAATCTTGTGCCGCTCGCTGCCTTGAGCCTTGTGTAG
- a CDS encoding glutathione S-transferase family protein translates to MITIYHLAASQSERVIWLMEELELPYRLERFEREADGSAPPAYRALHPFGTAPIIRDGDQVMAESAAIVEYISRVHGGGRLSVGPDEPGYADYLQGMQLSDAIQTALFVRMAYAGGAGENSDEASEPVIVRACRRREDGYFRYLEERLSAQPYAAGERFSCADIMVLHNLTVLPHFGGRAIEDLPNTQAYVARVRERPAYQRAAAIAAGSEAPAG, encoded by the coding sequence ATGATCACGATCTACCATCTGGCTGCATCGCAGTCCGAGCGCGTGATCTGGCTGATGGAGGAGTTGGAGTTGCCCTATCGGCTGGAGCGCTTCGAGCGCGAGGCCGACGGTTCCGCGCCGCCGGCCTACCGGGCGCTGCATCCTTTCGGCACGGCGCCGATTATCCGCGACGGCGATCAGGTGATGGCCGAGTCCGCCGCCATCGTCGAGTACATTAGCCGGGTACATGGCGGTGGCCGACTGAGCGTCGGCCCTGACGAGCCGGGCTACGCGGATTATCTGCAGGGCATGCAGCTGAGCGATGCCATCCAGACTGCGCTCTTCGTGCGTATGGCTTACGCCGGTGGCGCCGGGGAAAACTCGGACGAGGCGTCGGAGCCGGTCATCGTGCGCGCCTGCCGGCGGCGCGAAGACGGCTACTTCCGCTATCTGGAGGAGCGCCTGAGCGCCCAGCCCTATGCGGCCGGCGAGCGCTTCAGCTGCGCCGACATCATGGTGCTGCACAACCTGACCGTGCTGCCGCATTTCGGCGGCCGCGCCATCGAAGACCTGCCCAACACGCAGGCCTACGTCGCGCGCGTCAGAGAGCGGCCGGCCTACCAACGGGCCGCGGCGATCGCGGCTGGCTCGGAGGCGCCTGCCGGCTGA
- the sugE gene encoding quaternary ammonium compound efflux SMR transporter SugE: MAWVILVVAGLFEIAWAIGLKYTEGFTRPWPTVGTVLAMVVSLWLLGLAMKSLPVGTAYAIWVGVGAVGTAILGIVLFGDSASAGRLISIGLIVAGLVGLKLATPG; encoded by the coding sequence ATGGCTTGGGTCATTCTTGTTGTCGCCGGTCTGTTCGAGATCGCCTGGGCGATCGGGCTGAAGTACACCGAAGGGTTCACGCGCCCGTGGCCGACCGTCGGCACCGTGCTGGCGATGGTCGTCAGCCTGTGGCTGCTCGGGCTCGCCATGAAGTCGCTGCCGGTGGGGACCGCATACGCGATATGGGTGGGCGTGGGCGCTGTGGGAACGGCGATTCTGGGCATCGTGCTCTTCGGGGATTCGGCAAGCGCCGGCCGGCTGATCAGCATCGGGCTGATCGTCGCGGGCCTCGTTGGCCTCAAGCTGGCGACGCCGGGCTGA